The window TTCACCTACTTTATATTCTAGACCTCTACCCGGATCTTGGAAATGTATGTTGGTATTTATTTCTGGTCTAACCATTTTTTGTTATATAccgttctagttcttttccaaGTAATTCTTCTTGGAATTCATCATTTTGGTTTTCAGTTACAGACAAATGTAGGAACTGGCTGCTTCTATGGTTGGACAAATGGATTTTTATGATTTTCCCCTACTGATATCTATAGGCCTCTGCAACACTAGATGGGCGTGGACCTGGATAGACAAAAGAACTCTGCTGTCAAAGTTGATTATATAGTCATTAAGAACAGGTGGACTCATAGAGTTCCTTGCCAATGTGGTGAGAGTGCCTAATCCTAATTAGGAACCTGCCTCGTGGGTGAAGAGCATGCTGAGGCTGTTCTTATTAAGATTGGACTTCTCCCGAGATCTGGATTGTTACAGGTCTAGAAACAGCTTACTGAGGTAGCTTAGGCTACTACTATTTGCCTTGCATGGAACCATAGGAAGGAGAGGAACTATGAACTGATTCGAGGATGGTGGAATGTAGTTCTGTGTGGTTGGTTTAGAAGGGGTTATCAGGATGAAGGCATGCTAGGCTATCAAGTATTGATGCTTGGAGTTTGAAGGGTGTTTGGGAGAAGTTCTTTGCTTGGCATTAGTTTTTGCTCCAATAATACAAGGTTTCATGGTGAGAGATGAACTTCGAATGTAAGACAACTGCTGCATGCCTCCGGTAAAACGATCTTATCCTGGCTCCGTCAATCAATCAGAAAGTAAGCACCTTTTGCTGACTTCCTTTGTGCAGCATGTCATTATAAAAGATGCTGGGTGTGGTTAGAAAGAAAGCAATAAGCTTCGATTttgagaggaaagaaaagggaacaataataaaatccatctTATAGACTGGGATTTGGTTTGCAAACCTAAGGAGTTCAGAGGTCTAGGCTTATGAAATTTGTACTTTGTAGTGTTTGAACGATTCATTGCTAGGGAAATGATAGTGGAGGTTTTACATGAACAAGAAGCCTCATTGGCACTGAATTGTTGGTGAGAAGTATGCTACAGGGAATTGTAATTGGGATCCAATAAAACTCTACATTATATAGTCATATTACACATTTGTATTGAAAGGAGTTGTGATGAGTAATTGGAAAGAGCAAAGTCAATTGCAGCAAATGCGGTTAGAATGTGGGAGATGGTAGGCGTTGAAGTGGTTTTGTTATGTGCTTGGCCAAATGTATACCAGCAGTTCCCCAATGAAAGTAAGACCTATCATTCGGTATttaagaaggggaagaagaacaTTTTGGAACCCTCAAGTAAAAAAAGACCTCAATGATCAGGATCTGAATGAGAGTGTTAAGAATTGCCTTAAAGTCATGGAGGGAAGCAATGTATTGGAGAAAGGGAGGGCCTTAGAAGATGGAGGGACGCTAACAATGTGAAATTTGCAGTCAATTCCTTGTACAAATCATTGGTGGCAAGAGGTATGACACCTAAACCATTGAATGAAATACATGGTAAGCCTGCCCCACCTTGGCTTGaggtatttgttttgattttggtgGTGGTAAGATGGTGCAACTTAGTCCTGAAAAACTGGAGCCTGCCCAACTTGTTCCAGCTCTGGGCTGGGATTTTCAGTCTGTGGGTGAGGCTAGGGTTGAAAATCCCAGACTAAGATGATCAGTGTCTCCATTGTTTCCGAGGACTCTGTACTTCTGCTTGATGTTACAGAGTTTGTCAACGATGTGTTGCAATCAACCAAAAAATTCTCCACGGCCATCATTGAGTTCTCTGTATCAGACATCTTCTAGGGTGTAAACAAAGATAGTGGATGCATTTTGCTTTCCAACTTCCAACACCACTTAAAGTAAACAAACCAGCAAGGGAAGGAATCTAACACAGATTTACTGCGGATTTCAGAACTGCTGAAAATGATGAGATGACACTAGAAAAGCAACTCTACTTGACTGTATACCGTTATAAAAAGTATAATACCAAGATAAGCAAATTTGCTAAGCTACAAACCCAGCTTAACCTTGATCAAAATCATGACATTTGAAATAACTTGCCATGCACAGGCTACAATTTATATATTAAGTCATGAAAAATTATCTAGTTTTGTCTGTGGACCTCCAGTTGATCATCTCACTGGGTTTTCGAAAGCAGCACAGAAGCAGACCCTTTGACAGCAACTTCCTCCATCTTATTTGGGTGGATTATTTAGATGGTGGTAAAAGACCCTTAAATTTTGATAGTTTGACTTTCATCAAATCAATAAGTTAAAGAGTAGACCACctgtttacattttttttaagaacaaaTTCTGGTTTCTGCtgattttattctttctttcctcttctcctctctcaaAGGTTGGAGATAAACTGTTTGCATCAGAATGTAAACtgtattaataaataaatcataattCTGCAATAGActctaatggaaagaagaagaatttgatgATGACCTCCATTCTTTAATGTTGCTTTGATCAACTTCTGCCTTCTGATCTCTTCCTGCTGTTCCGATGACCACTTGAAGATGATTCACCTTGATCCACCATCTTCAGGGCTCTCCTGCGATAGTCCAGTTTGTTTTTTCTGACTGGCGACTTTGTGAAACTACTGGTGACCACTTCATGTGCTCTCTGTGGCTTGATGGGCTGCTTGTTGAAGTAAGCTAGATGCAGGAGGAGTCCAGAAACCACCTTCTGTAGCTGTTTCTCACGAATGTTGCTCTCAATGGGATTTCCCAAAAGATTGAGAGCTCGAAGGGAGTCGTAGTTTGCCACTAGTTGGCCAAGTGGTTTGGCTGTAGTTATCTTGTTGAAGCTCAGGTCAAGAACTGTTAGCTTTGAAAGCCTATGTAGCCCCTCTAAATCACTAATTTTATTTCCAGCCAGATTGAGTTCTTTGATGAGTATGCACTTCGACAACCCTAGGAACATCTCAAGCAGAGACCTCATTTAGTATAGCAGCGTATATGGTACCTTGGACACCTCCACATGTGACCAAAGAGCATCAGAATGTGTTCCAACTTTTAGAGGTAACTACATCACTTGTGTTGGTTGTGCTTTACTCCTGCTGTATGTTGGGCAGAGTTGAACCAAATTCAGCCTGCTTTGCCCAAATTATCTTAGATTTGGTGTGATACGTAGATTTCTATTGTGTCTTTGGTTGAAAAAGCAGATACCCAATCCAGGTTGGGGTTTGGTTGAGGTCTTAAGTTGGTCTAACCAAACCTGAACCTGATTTGTGTTTGACTTTGGTTTGATGCTATTACCTAAATATTATAGTTGCAATTTGTATAACTTGTTTTTTAGCTGGTTTTTGCTTTTTGGAGTATTCTTACAGGAAAACTTAAACTATCAGAAATTGCAGACCTATAACTGCTGATTTACAAAGTGTGTCCGGGGAAGTACCTCTAAACAACCCAACCTGATTTATGCTAAGATTATGCTTGGGATTCACTTCTAGTTCCTAACTAGGAGTGGACATTGGCAGGTAGGCCAGCTTTGTTGGTGGCCCAAGCCCATCCCAAGGACTGCCCAGCCAAGCAGAATTCTTTCAAGACAAGTGCTGGTTGTGGGCAGACCTAGGGTGGatttttcttcttgtatttATAGATTTATTCATTGCCTTCTCGCAAAACCATGAGGTTGCGggttcgaaacatggaaacagcctctccgcgaagcgggggttaaggctgcgtacatttgcccctcccagatgctgcagtagcaggagcctcgtgcactggattgCTCTTTATTTTTCATTGCCAATGAGTCTAACCTCTAGAAATTGTTGAATGGAACACCTATAACATGTAGAAAACTTAAAATCTTAAAAGCCTACTATATCATCCAAACTTTATGTAACTTGAAGAACATTGATcaccaaaaaggaaaatattaatattagtagtagtagtaataataataataataataattaaaaaagtaGTCATTTACTGTCAATGATCTGTTGTACTTAGAGTTGGGGCTTTAGTTTGAATCAGATTCACCTGAGACCTCCTCTGACCCTGATCCAACTCAACCttgtttttttgaatttcaacccaagcctatccTGAAGCCTGAAAAGCCAAGCCAAATCTTTGCTGGGTTGGGATTTGGTGGGTTTGTGGTGTACCAGCCCAAGTGTCCATTCTTCTGACTGATGCAACCTGCCTAGGTTGTACGCcagttttatttcatttaatcCCTTCATTAATGATGCTTAAGAATAGAATTTCTTGAAGGTGTTGAACCGAGTCCTGGTCTTCCAGCTAAAACCCCAGTTTGGTTTTTAAACTGATATGCAGATTGCCTCCTCCTAGGCTGCACTTCAACTCTTCTTGGGGCTGTATGCTGGGACTAAATATGGTCGAGCATTGTCCAGCTTATGGATTTTTAATGACCTTGTTACCAACTGAAAAATAAAAGTGTCTTGCAGGAAGGAGAGCAGGAATTTATAATGATATAAAGGCAAAAGCCATGGAATAGGATTACTTCTGATGCTTACCTCTGCCAATTCGGAAGATCCGGTTGTACCCAAGACTGAGGACTCGTAATCGAGTCAGCTCTCCAAGGCCTGAGATAGCAGCAATGTTGTTTCTAGACAAGTCGAGGTTATGTAGACTCTTGGGCAGCAGCCCTGGGGTAATGTGGGCTGCAATTGTAAGTAACAACAGCAAATCAGATGAGTTTTTGCCTTGTTTGTTGATAAAGAAAGTTAACCTCTACAATTGAAGTATTTTGATTCGTTGCATTACCTATGGAGTTGCCCGACAAGTTTAGAGTTCGAAGATTGGAGAACTGTGAAAAGTTGGGAATAACTCTTAAGTCCATACTAGTGATGTGAGCTATTGTTGAGGAAGAATTCAGATACTGGGTCACACTGTTGGTATCTAAAACCTCTGAAATATTGTGACCATGGTGTGGATTTGTCTGACTTGGGCTTCTTGCTGATGGTCTGCTATTGTCAGGAAAAGGGAGGATGAAACTTACATCACCTGTTTCTTCTAGGGTTCTAGTCTTAATGTTCACCGACTCCATGGCTCTTGTCAAAGTTGTTgattttgtttgaaaatcaaTTGACTGTAATCTTGTTAAGGACTTCTTAGTGAAAGCAACCGACTGGCTCTGGGGAACTAAACCAGAAACCCCACCATAACAAACATTACTCTTGTGGTGGTGGTTGAGGTTGTCATCGTTTCTGTGGTGactgtttcttttgttttttaattttccgGCATATAACCTTGGAATTCCACCCTTTTCCACCTCTGCACCCCATTTTGGTTCCTGAGTGTTGGAGTATCCATCTTTCTTGTTTGAGCAATTGTTAACGCAAAGTAGTGCTACTTTTATGCTCCATGATTTCTGCAGGTTCCTGTGGCTCCAGAGGCATAACTTCCTCCATAGTCGTCTACTCTTAGAAGGGAGAAGTTGGCTTGAAGAATGCTGCTTCAACATCACAGTGTCTGGATGGCAATTTGTAATTCACTGAAAGCAGGTGACTGCGGAATCCTTTAACACCTTTTTCTCAAGATCTGTctttaaaaatcaaataagtAGTTCAGTAACGTGCACGAGAGTGTAGATGAAATGCTAGATTTTGTACAATGAAACAAACTTTATATGTGGTTTTCAGCTCTGTATAGAGCACTCTTGATGCAGTTCACAAAGGTAAGTTATGTAACGTGGCTGGCCTGTTACTCACCCAGTCAGCTCTACatagcagagagagagagattgctgATATCTTGTGGGATGGAGTGAGTTTGGTTGATGAAAGCTTTGAACTGTAtgtgagaaaaagagagaagggtaCGGGTGAAAGCAACTATTTACAGAAGCCTCGGACATGTCTGCTCAAGTGAAGCATGGGAACACCATATAAATGAGAAAAAATCTCTCTCGACAAATTATACTCCATCAAAGTATCCCCATCAGAACAAGTATCAATCAAAATACTTGATTGCAGAGCATGGCACACGTCAGAAAGCTGTTACTGACATTGACATTACAAAGGGTACTGTACTAAGGTACTTGTGGTCTTGTGGATGCTTTTCTTTTCACTTTGTTTTAATCTTCTCTGTTATTACTGAGAGTAAGAATGCAATATTATCACAGATTGATTGATTCGAAGAGGATCATTTTTTTCTGGGaaagttttcttttcctattacATGGTGGGGTGAGAGCACTTAGAGTCGTGTACAGCACTGAGAGTTATTCTTTGTCAAACCACAATCGACAATGGAGCCATTAGACCATGAAGCCATAAGCTTGTTTTGAAGCAGTTTGTCCCGTTACACTTATTGAAATACCCTTCTCTCCCCATTATTGTTGTTGCCTTTTTGGGCATAGCATAGACGCATTGTgttgaaattttgttttcacAATTGAACAATTCCGGTCTAAAATAAGTAGATGTGTTTTAGGCGTAATGGATTCGAGAGCTTGTCTGCTGGTTCAGATTACGTAGATTACACACATTTATCTTGTTTGAGCTCTCATAGAGCTCACAATTGTTGATATGCTTTGCCGTGTTGCTATCTTTCCAGTTTCGGTTAGttaattaaaccaaaaaagggTTTCAGACAAATGATATTCATTCGTCTTTATCTAAATTAAAACGTAGGTAGTCTTTGCAGGTTTGCTTACCACTAGAAAGTTTTCTCACTAGAAAAAGTGAACCACTAAATGTATTTCTATCTTGTTAAAACCCAAATGAGAGTATATTGAGGGTTAACCTATCTaagattatttattattttgtgtATTCCTTCATTTCTAAGTTTATTaagaaaaaacattaaaaaaaattagtaatgTTAAGacgaggatgttgagatggactAGTGGTGAAACTAGAAGAGATAAAATTAGGAATGAATAAAATGAAGTTAATTTAGGAGTAGTTTCGATATGTGATAAGTTGTGAGAAAATCGTTTGAAgaggcatggacatgtgcaatgaAAGCCTTTTGAATGTTCTATTAAGAGGGGTGATATGATTCAGattaaaggagctaaaagagctagcgGTTGGCATAAAATGACTTTAGGAGACATGAGGAAAGATATGAATAGCTTAAGACTTGTAACAAGCATGCCTAAAATCGTTTGAGATGGCATGGACACGTGCAACGGAAGCTTTTGAATGTTCTAGTAAGAGGGGTGATAAGATTCAGATGAACGTAACTAAAAAAGTTAGGGttggcctaaaatgactctaggaaaAGTGataaggaaagacatgcataacctAAGACTTGTAATAAGTATGGCTTtaaatagaactgattggacGAAAAGGATCCATTTAATTGGGCTAAGGCTGAATtaagttgagttgtattccctCGTAGTGATGCGTGTGGGGGTAAGAGTCTCACTTAGCAGTAGTGGGGCTAGGGTGAAGAACATACAAAGTCATTTGATTGTTGTAACTACTAAACAGCTAGTGGAATGCCATTAAATAATAAATGTCTTGTGCACGCCATTACTTACATCAATCTGCTTAAGACACAATTGTTGTGTACTATGTGATGATCATTTAATGTAGTATCAAATTATTCAATTTGTCCTCAATAATGTTTGCAGGAGGAGAGTCTacaaaatctttattttttgagCAAATTACTCAAACCTCCCCTGACCTTTTTGACAATTCGGGGAACCTATTCTGTCCTTCTGACAATTACTCAGACCTCTCTTATTTTTCGAACTGAACTTCACTTGGCACCAGTCCGTTAACAGTGTTAATAATTAACCTGAtgtgatcaaaatgcccttacgTAAAATGGACAACACAACgaaccttttccctttcttcttctgcctcctcttcttctttctttctttttcctcctgcAAACCTTGAACCCAGATGAGAGGCAacactcttctctccaaaacccaCCTCCTCTTCCTTATCGTTTCGCTTCCACAGCTTCAGATGCAACAATactcttctctccaaaaccctagTGGCCGAACCAGAACCAGTCCTCATAGCCATCAAAACCTTCGCACCTGCAACAATCGCTAACCTTGGCTTCCCCATTGATGGAGTAGGCGATTTCGTTTCTTTATGATTCGATCCAGAT is drawn from Telopea speciosissima isolate NSW1024214 ecotype Mountain lineage chromosome 1, Tspe_v1, whole genome shotgun sequence and contains these coding sequences:
- the LOC122647581 gene encoding uncharacterized protein LOC122647581 is translated as MLKQHSSSQLLPSKSRRLWRKLCLWSHRNLQKSWSIKVALLCVNNCSNKKDGYSNTQEPKWGAEVEKGGIPRLYAGKLKNKRNSHHRNDDNLNHHHKSNVCYGGVSGLVPQSQSVAFTKKSLTRLQSIDFQTKSTTLTRAMESVNIKTRTLEETGDVSFILPFPDNSRPSARSPSQTNPHHGHNISEVLDTNSVTQYLNSSSTIAHITSMDLRVIPNFSQFSNLRTLNLSGNSIAHITPGLLPKSLHNLDLSRNNIAAISGLGELTRLRVLSLGYNRIFRIGRGLSKCILIKELNLAGNKISDLEGLHRLSKLTVLDLSFNKITTAKPLGQLVANYDSLRALNLLGNPIESNIREKQLQKVVSGLLLHLAYFNKQPIKPQRAHEVVTSSFTKSPVRKNKLDYRRRALKMVDQGESSSSGHRNSRKRSEGRS